One window of Phycisphaerales bacterium genomic DNA carries:
- a CDS encoding DUF3368 domain-containing protein: MIVICDTSPLNYLILIDHIEIVPKLMTDVVAPPQVLAELQRTGAADRVRAWAAQPPAWLQVRAPMEIAPDLALHIGESAAISLALELKPAHSVQLLMDERMGRRVARSLGLPTLGTLAVLRDAARGGLIDIETAISRLRQTRFRATEQLYEQLRQSVRREKDT; encoded by the coding sequence ATGATCGTCATCTGCGACACGTCGCCGCTCAACTACCTGATCCTGATCGATCACATCGAGATCGTGCCGAAACTGATGACCGATGTGGTCGCACCGCCTCAGGTGCTGGCCGAGCTGCAGCGTACGGGTGCGGCGGATCGGGTCCGGGCATGGGCCGCTCAGCCGCCCGCGTGGTTGCAGGTTCGCGCTCCGATGGAGATCGCTCCAGACCTCGCTCTTCATATTGGTGAGTCCGCCGCGATTTCGCTCGCTCTGGAGCTGAAACCTGCGCACTCCGTCCAACTCCTGATGGACGAACGGATGGGAAGGCGCGTCGCTCGTAGCCTGGGGCTTCCCACGCTTGGGACGCTGGCTGTGCTGCGGGATGCGGCACGTGGTGGCCTCATCGATATCGAAACGGCGATCTCGCGACTGCGACAGACGCGGTTCCGGGCAACGGAGCAGCTGTACGAGCAACTGCGACAGAGCGTCAGGCGGGAGAAGGACACATGA
- a CDS encoding GNAT family N-acetyltransferase: protein MLTLREVRDSDLDIFFLHQQDRDACYQAAFVGENPSDRTAFNEHWARIRSKPTITIRTIEVAGEVAGYVASFMRGDEREVTYWLGREHWGKGHATGALREFLKSEPRPIHARAAKDNTPSIRVLEKCGFRLLREERGYANARQCEIAEVVMVLRA, encoded by the coding sequence GTGCTCACCCTCCGCGAAGTCCGCGACAGCGACCTTGACATCTTCTTCCTGCATCAGCAGGACAGGGACGCGTGCTATCAGGCGGCCTTCGTGGGAGAAAACCCCTCCGACCGCACCGCATTCAACGAGCACTGGGCGCGGATTCGCTCGAAGCCGACGATCACGATCCGCACGATCGAGGTAGCGGGCGAGGTGGCCGGGTACGTTGCGAGCTTCATGCGCGGCGACGAGCGCGAGGTCACCTACTGGCTGGGGCGCGAGCACTGGGGCAAGGGGCACGCCACGGGCGCGCTGCGCGAGTTCCTGAAGAGCGAGCCGCGCCCGATCCACGCGCGGGCGGCGAAGGACAACACGCCGTCGATTCGTGTGCTGGAGAAGTGCGGGTTCCGGTTGCTTCGCGAGGAGCGGGGGTATGCGAACGCGCGGCAGTGCGAGATTGCGGAAGTGGTGATGGTGTTGAGGGCGTAG
- a CDS encoding zinc-dependent alcohol dehydrogenase has protein sequence MRAITWHGKGDMRCEQVPDPKIENPTDMLVRITSTAICGSDLHLLDFYVPFMTPGYVVGHEPMGIVEEVGSEVRKFKKGDRVVIPFTIQCGQCWFCQRQLYSCCDVTNAHNPIQEKMMGHATAGFYGYSHMAGGYQGGQAELLRVPWADVGPIKIESDLEDEQVLFLSDVFPTGYMAAENAEIEPGDTVAVWGCGPVGQFTIQSAWMLGAGRVIAIDWVPERLEMARTKGKAEVINFKEQDVYDTLQEMTNERGPDRCIDAVGAEAHGWGAPDAVMDKVKSSMMLTTDRAHALRQAIYCCRKAGTLSIPGVYAGFPDKIPIGALMNKGLTVKTGQTHVPKYIGMLLKTIEDGKIDPSFIVTHRLPLEKGPEAYKTFRDKKDGCIKVVLKP, from the coding sequence ATGCGCGCCATCACCTGGCACGGCAAGGGCGACATGCGCTGCGAGCAGGTCCCCGATCCCAAAATCGAAAACCCCACCGACATGCTCGTGCGGATCACGTCCACCGCCATCTGCGGCAGCGACCTGCACCTGCTGGACTTCTACGTGCCGTTCATGACCCCCGGCTACGTCGTCGGCCACGAGCCGATGGGCATCGTCGAGGAGGTCGGCAGCGAGGTCCGCAAGTTCAAGAAGGGTGACCGCGTGGTCATCCCCTTCACTATCCAGTGCGGCCAGTGCTGGTTCTGCCAGCGGCAGCTCTACAGCTGCTGCGACGTGACCAACGCCCACAACCCCATCCAGGAAAAAATGATGGGGCACGCCACCGCCGGGTTCTACGGCTACTCGCACATGGCGGGCGGCTACCAGGGCGGCCAGGCCGAGCTGCTCCGGGTGCCGTGGGCCGACGTTGGGCCGATCAAGATCGAGAGCGACCTCGAAGACGAGCAGGTGCTGTTCCTGTCCGACGTGTTCCCCACGGGGTACATGGCCGCGGAGAACGCGGAGATCGAGCCGGGCGACACCGTCGCGGTGTGGGGCTGCGGACCCGTCGGCCAGTTCACCATCCAGAGCGCGTGGATGCTGGGGGCCGGGCGCGTGATCGCGATCGACTGGGTGCCCGAGCGGCTGGAAATGGCCCGCACCAAGGGCAAGGCCGAGGTCATCAACTTCAAGGAGCAGGACGTCTACGACACGCTCCAGGAGATGACCAACGAGCGTGGCCCCGACCGCTGCATTGACGCCGTGGGCGCCGAGGCCCACGGCTGGGGCGCGCCCGACGCTGTGATGGACAAGGTGAAGTCGTCGATGATGCTCACCACCGACCGCGCCCACGCGCTGCGGCAGGCGATCTACTGCTGCCGAAAGGCGGGCACGCTCTCCATCCCCGGCGTGTACGCGGGTTTCCCCGACAAGATCCCCATCGGAGCCCTGATGAACAAGGGGCTGACGGTGAAGACCGGCCAGACGCACGTGCCCAAGTACATCGGCATGCTGCTCAAGACCATCGAGGACGGCAAGATCGACCCGAGCTTCATCGTGACGCACCGGCTGCCGCTGGAGAAAGGCCCCGAGGCGTACAAGACCTTCCGCGACAAGAAGGACGGGTGCATCAAGGTGGTGCTCAAGCCGTGA
- a CDS encoding VOC family protein, translating to MPSPLNFNGGLTLSMQVKDRKASAKWYSDTLGFQLLYDVAEIGWCELATEIKGVNIGLSDNQKPKTGAGPVPTFGVKDIDHARSQLESKKVRFDGPTHEFPGMVKLATFFDPDGNALMLFQDLQGGGH from the coding sequence ATGCCCTCGCCCCTGAACTTCAACGGCGGACTGACCCTCTCCATGCAGGTGAAGGACCGCAAGGCCTCCGCCAAGTGGTACAGCGACACCCTCGGGTTCCAGCTGCTGTACGACGTCGCCGAGATCGGCTGGTGCGAGCTCGCCACCGAGATCAAGGGCGTGAACATCGGCCTCTCCGACAACCAGAAGCCCAAGACCGGCGCCGGCCCCGTCCCCACCTTCGGCGTCAAGGACATCGACCACGCCCGCTCACAGCTCGAGAGCAAGAAGGTCCGCTTCGACGGCCCCACGCACGAGTTCCCCGGCATGGTCAAGCTCGCCACCTTCTTCGACCCAGACGGCAACGCCCTGATGTTGTTCCAGGACCTCCAGGGCGGCGGCCACTGA
- the bamA gene encoding outer membrane protein assembly factor BamA — MRPRTLLISAALFAAGAFAPRVHAQPQPPATPSTPPEGQPDTQPTPPTRQGVPPELEPYEGRLVRQVTLRTPERVQDGQTTPGQALDQQTESLARNQLRLREGAPFSALTVSDDIARLDRLGRFKRVESRVQLLSDGSVELVYVLDPRPVVTAVQTVGNRAFGDKDLVAGDAMVGAPIDPAFIERIARGIEARYQAKGYANALVTVDQKELDESGIVLFRIREGERTRITLVQFEGNVSHSDRELQGAIKTKAAFLLNKVPLDEDTLAQDVTSLIQFYRDRGYLDIRVGYRVFPSPNGKEAIVQFDVDEGRVYTLRSVQSILPDESAPIFTNEQLLGLMESQPGDVYSEAKLKRSVDAIKDAYGKLGYYDAKVDRRENRDVNRPFVDVVLIITQGRRWKTGLIEVQGNDITKDEVVRRQLTILPDRPLDNTEIRESERRLRQTQLFDRQRSRITPQPEDPDNPGYRDVLVEIEETNTGKFSMGGSVGSDGGVVGLVSLQQNNFDITDFPDTFGELVKGNAFRGGGQQFTIAAMPGTETGELSASLTDPYLFGTDYTGSVSAYYRTRDFRSYDEQRVGAFLSLGRRFGSRWTFSVPLRAEQVQLTSFEDNAPVDYFEVEDPQLLTAIGVNLQRRTLDDPYLPTRGTRIAMGVDQYLGDWTFNRITAEYDTYIPLSEDVLGRATVLRLSTSARYIPQGQEDVPFYERFYLGGSNFRGFKYRGASPAGRRADGSITDDPVGGIFSFFAGAEVRQPVWEDVVSIVGFIDSGTVDTELAFDDYRVSVGVGLRIYVPALSPVPLAFDFGFPLLKQETDEKRVFTFTVDFPFR; from the coding sequence ATGCGTCCACGAACCCTGCTGATCAGCGCCGCACTCTTCGCGGCCGGCGCCTTTGCACCGCGCGTGCACGCGCAGCCGCAGCCGCCGGCAACCCCGTCAACGCCGCCGGAAGGTCAGCCCGATACGCAGCCGACGCCACCTACGCGCCAGGGTGTGCCGCCTGAGCTTGAGCCCTATGAGGGTCGCCTCGTGCGACAGGTGACCCTCCGCACGCCCGAGCGTGTGCAGGATGGCCAGACCACCCCCGGGCAGGCGCTGGACCAGCAGACCGAGAGCCTGGCCCGCAACCAGCTGCGCCTGCGCGAGGGGGCGCCGTTCTCAGCGCTCACGGTGTCGGACGACATCGCTCGGTTGGACCGCCTGGGGCGGTTCAAGCGGGTGGAGAGCCGCGTGCAGCTGCTGTCGGACGGGTCGGTGGAGCTGGTGTACGTGCTGGACCCGCGCCCGGTGGTCACGGCCGTGCAGACGGTGGGCAACCGCGCCTTCGGCGACAAGGACCTGGTGGCCGGCGACGCGATGGTGGGCGCCCCGATCGACCCCGCGTTCATCGAGCGCATCGCCCGCGGCATCGAGGCGAGGTACCAGGCCAAGGGCTACGCCAACGCGCTCGTCACGGTGGACCAGAAGGAGCTGGACGAGAGCGGCATCGTGCTGTTCCGCATCCGCGAGGGCGAGCGCACGCGGATCACGCTCGTGCAGTTTGAGGGCAACGTCTCGCACTCGGACCGCGAGCTGCAGGGGGCGATCAAGACCAAGGCTGCGTTCCTGCTGAACAAGGTGCCGCTGGACGAGGACACGCTGGCGCAGGACGTGACGTCCTTGATCCAGTTCTACCGTGACCGCGGCTACCTTGATATCCGCGTGGGCTACCGCGTGTTCCCCAGCCCCAACGGCAAGGAGGCGATCGTCCAGTTCGACGTGGACGAGGGGCGGGTGTACACGCTGCGGAGCGTGCAGAGCATCCTGCCCGACGAGAGCGCCCCGATCTTCACCAACGAGCAGCTGCTGGGGTTGATGGAGTCGCAGCCGGGAGACGTGTACAGCGAGGCCAAGCTCAAGCGCTCGGTGGACGCGATCAAGGACGCGTACGGCAAGCTGGGGTACTACGACGCGAAGGTGGATCGGCGCGAGAACCGCGACGTGAACCGCCCGTTCGTTGATGTGGTGCTGATCATCACGCAGGGCCGCCGCTGGAAGACCGGGCTCATCGAGGTGCAGGGCAACGACATCACCAAGGACGAGGTGGTGCGGCGGCAGCTGACCATCCTGCCCGACCGGCCGCTGGACAACACGGAGATCCGCGAGAGCGAGCGGCGGCTCCGGCAGACGCAGCTCTTTGACCGCCAGCGCAGCCGCATCACGCCGCAGCCGGAGGACCCGGACAACCCCGGCTACCGCGACGTGCTGGTGGAGATCGAAGAGACCAACACGGGCAAGTTCTCCATGGGCGGCTCGGTGGGCAGCGACGGCGGCGTCGTCGGCCTGGTCAGCCTCCAGCAGAATAACTTCGACATCACCGATTTCCCCGACACCTTCGGCGAGCTGGTGAAGGGCAACGCGTTCCGCGGCGGCGGGCAGCAGTTCACGATCGCCGCGATGCCGGGAACCGAGACGGGCGAGCTTTCCGCCTCGCTGACTGATCCCTACCTGTTCGGCACGGACTACACCGGCAGCGTGAGCGCCTACTACCGCACGCGCGACTTCCGGTCCTATGACGAGCAGCGCGTGGGCGCGTTCCTCTCGCTGGGGCGGCGGTTCGGCTCGCGGTGGACGTTCTCGGTGCCGCTGCGGGCCGAGCAGGTGCAGCTGACGTCTTTCGAGGACAACGCCCCGGTGGACTACTTCGAGGTGGAGGACCCGCAGCTGCTCACGGCCATCGGCGTGAACCTCCAGCGGCGCACGCTCGACGACCCCTACCTGCCCACGCGCGGCACGCGGATCGCGATGGGCGTGGACCAGTACCTGGGCGACTGGACCTTCAACCGCATCACGGCCGAGTACGACACGTACATCCCGCTGAGCGAGGACGTGCTGGGACGGGCGACGGTGCTGCGGCTGTCGACCTCCGCCCGGTACATCCCACAGGGGCAGGAGGACGTGCCGTTCTACGAGCGCTTCTACCTGGGCGGCAGCAACTTCCGCGGCTTCAAGTACCGCGGGGCGTCGCCGGCGGGTCGTCGCGCTGACGGCAGCATCACCGACGACCCCGTTGGCGGCATTTTCAGCTTCTTCGCGGGCGCGGAGGTGCGGCAGCCGGTATGGGAGGACGTGGTCTCGATCGTCGGCTTCATCGATTCGGGCACGGTGGACACCGAGCTCGCCTTCGACGACTACCGCGTGTCGGTGGGCGTGGGGCTGCGGATCTACGTGCCGGCGCTCAGCCCCGTGCCGCTGGCGTTTGACTTCGGCTTTCCGCTGCTGAAGCAGGAGACCGACGAGAAGCGCGTGTTCACCTTCACCGTGGACTTCCCGTTCCGCTGA
- a CDS encoding Uma2 family endonuclease, with amino-acid sequence MSAAPKYEGQLPDRLGYAGLRMTADEFFEIGETQARYELIDGVVLMSPAPTPRHQELLQLLQEQAGQWRRSHAGARVIPDVDLQVGPKLVYRPDLALYAPGVLKSLPQRLTTPPQLVIEILSPSTKALDLITKRGDYERFGVAEYWVIDPDTANVRAWRRIGNELVEQTSQTDSIESVSLEGFTLDLKALRGD; translated from the coding sequence ATGTCGGCAGCTCCGAAGTACGAAGGTCAACTCCCGGACAGGCTCGGCTACGCCGGGCTGCGGATGACCGCCGACGAGTTTTTCGAAATCGGCGAAACTCAGGCCAGGTACGAGCTCATCGATGGAGTCGTATTGATGTCGCCAGCCCCGACTCCCCGCCACCAGGAACTACTGCAGCTCCTGCAGGAACAAGCGGGTCAGTGGCGACGCTCGCACGCGGGTGCGCGGGTGATCCCGGACGTGGATCTGCAGGTTGGTCCCAAGCTGGTTTACAGACCAGACTTGGCGCTCTACGCACCCGGCGTTCTGAAATCCCTTCCGCAACGGCTGACCACACCGCCCCAGCTCGTGATCGAGATCCTGTCGCCGAGCACCAAGGCGCTCGATCTCATCACCAAACGCGGCGATTACGAGCGGTTCGGTGTTGCCGAGTACTGGGTGATTGACCCCGATACTGCCAACGTTCGCGCGTGGCGTCGGATCGGGAACGAACTGGTCGAACAAACCAGCCAAACCGACTCAATCGAATCGGTTTCACTGGAGGGGTTCACGCTCGACCTCAAGGCGCTGCGCGGCGATTGA
- the dnaN gene encoding DNA polymerase III subunit beta, whose protein sequence is MKVICDRGALLDAINLVSGAVAARTPRVQLTCVKLTASKANGAGDLTLSATDAEVALKLTLTQVDVQQPGEALIPADKLRQIVSAEDGDPTLTLEVENEVCHIRGADAHFKVFGYPPADFPPIPDFGILSTGDANTPKAKAMITHPAGSLSQLVARTLFATARENSRYAINGVLLKRDGKRLEMVATDGRRLALARAALSGGEKDSKPVTCIIPTKALNMLQKLIQEHDEAVQIAVTDNQILFSFGTAASPGRAVLVSNLVEGAFPPYEDVIPKDQDKKVTFDRESVSSAVRRAALLTNEESRGVRLSFTGKGKQLELSSRAPEMGEANVKVDLNGYDGDDIEIGFNPQFIVDALKVMTEPEVIMELKAPGKPGLIKSGNDFIYVVMPVTLQ, encoded by the coding sequence ATGAAGGTCATCTGCGATCGCGGCGCCCTGTTGGACGCCATCAACCTCGTTTCCGGCGCTGTCGCCGCCCGCACGCCCCGCGTCCAGCTCACCTGCGTCAAGCTCACGGCCAGCAAGGCCAACGGCGCGGGCGACCTCACCCTCTCCGCCACCGACGCCGAAGTCGCGCTCAAGCTCACGCTCACCCAAGTTGACGTGCAGCAGCCCGGCGAGGCGCTGATCCCTGCGGACAAGCTCCGCCAGATCGTCTCGGCCGAGGACGGCGACCCCACGCTGACGCTGGAGGTCGAGAACGAGGTGTGCCACATCCGCGGGGCGGATGCGCACTTCAAGGTGTTCGGCTACCCGCCGGCAGACTTCCCGCCGATCCCTGACTTTGGCATTCTGTCCACCGGCGATGCCAACACGCCCAAGGCCAAGGCGATGATTACGCACCCGGCCGGCTCGCTCAGCCAGCTGGTGGCCCGCACCCTGTTCGCCACCGCCCGCGAGAACTCGCGGTACGCGATCAACGGCGTGCTGCTCAAGCGCGACGGCAAGCGGCTGGAGATGGTGGCCACCGACGGCCGCCGCCTGGCCCTCGCCCGCGCGGCCCTCAGCGGCGGCGAGAAGGACAGCAAGCCGGTCACCTGCATCATCCCCACCAAGGCCCTCAACATGCTCCAGAAGCTGATCCAGGAGCATGATGAGGCGGTGCAGATCGCGGTGACGGACAACCAGATTCTGTTCAGCTTCGGCACGGCCGCGAGCCCGGGGCGGGCGGTGCTGGTGAGCAACCTGGTCGAGGGCGCCTTCCCTCCCTACGAGGACGTGATCCCGAAGGACCAGGATAAGAAGGTGACGTTCGACCGCGAGAGCGTGTCATCGGCGGTGCGGCGTGCGGCGCTGCTGACCAACGAGGAGTCGCGGGGCGTTCGCCTTTCCTTCACCGGGAAGGGCAAACAGCTCGAGCTCTCCAGCCGGGCGCCGGAGATGGGCGAGGCCAACGTAAAGGTCGACCTCAATGGTTACGACGGCGACGACATCGAGATCGGGTTCAACCCGCAGTTCATCGTGGATGCGCTGAAGGTGATGACGGAGCCCGAGGTGATCATGGAGCTCAAGGCGCCGGGCAAGCCGGGGCTGATCAAGAGCGGCAACGACTTCATCTATGTGGTGATGCCGGTGACGCTGCAGTGA
- a CDS encoding lyase family protein, translating into MTSQYDTYTSPLAARNASKEMLRIWSPRHKFQTWRRIWLAVAEAQHEMGLPVTREQVEELRANLEVTDADMQAAEGYERKLRHDVMAHVHAWGDRCPKAKGIIHLGCTSEDIGSNADLIILWDALRLIEQKTARAVLSFTAPAQRWAAAPTLGFTHYQPAQPVTVGRRIANWASDLNLCLEALDHRAKSLLFKRRGLRGATGTQASFLSLCGDDHDRVDLLEAGFLYELDEKGYALAPWKADEAWEADKAARIERLRYVASRANDPNEGASEQAQKWLRQAEELATMPVAEYRVRESIDFTGMRTFPIVGQTYPRVIDSLILSDLAATASVLHKIATDIRLLSNRKELDEPFEEKQIGSSAMPYKRNPMRCERICGLTRFVMNLVGNAYDTAATQWLERTLDDSSNRRLSLPEAFLALDGALDLMHNVAGGLIVHEAMVRKNLMAELPFMATENILMACVKAGGDRQEYHELIRQHAQAAGLRVKQEGLDNDLLERLKADRHFWSKQRGGPLGVELDWDGLMDPMKYIGRSVEQTERFLREVVEPLKQRYADKIAELGESGPRV; encoded by the coding sequence ATGACGAGCCAGTACGACACCTACACCTCCCCCCTCGCCGCCCGCAACGCCTCGAAGGAGATGCTGCGGATCTGGTCGCCCCGCCACAAGTTCCAGACCTGGCGGCGGATCTGGCTGGCGGTGGCGGAGGCGCAGCACGAGATGGGGCTGCCGGTCACGCGTGAGCAGGTGGAGGAGCTGCGGGCGAACCTGGAGGTGACGGACGCGGACATGCAGGCCGCGGAGGGGTACGAGCGGAAGCTGCGGCACGACGTGATGGCGCACGTGCACGCGTGGGGGGACCGGTGCCCGAAGGCGAAGGGGATTATCCACCTGGGGTGCACGAGCGAGGACATCGGGAGCAACGCTGACCTGATCATTCTCTGGGATGCGCTGCGGCTGATTGAGCAGAAGACGGCGCGGGCGGTGCTGTCGTTCACAGCGCCTGCGCAGCGGTGGGCCGCTGCTCCGACGCTTGGCTTCACGCATTACCAGCCGGCGCAGCCGGTGACGGTTGGGCGGCGGATTGCGAACTGGGCGAGCGACCTCAACCTCTGTCTTGAGGCCCTGGACCACCGCGCGAAGTCACTGCTCTTCAAGCGGCGCGGCCTCCGCGGCGCCACCGGCACGCAGGCGTCGTTCCTCAGCCTGTGCGGCGACGATCATGACCGCGTCGACCTGCTGGAGGCGGGCTTCCTGTACGAGCTCGATGAGAAGGGCTATGCACTCGCCCCCTGGAAAGCCGACGAAGCATGGGAAGCCGACAAGGCCGCGCGGATCGAGCGGCTTCGCTACGTCGCGTCGCGGGCCAATGACCCCAATGAGGGCGCCTCCGAGCAGGCGCAGAAGTGGCTGCGGCAAGCGGAGGAGCTCGCCACGATGCCGGTCGCGGAATACCGCGTGAGGGAATCGATCGACTTCACCGGCATGCGCACGTTCCCGATCGTCGGACAGACCTACCCGCGCGTTATCGACTCGCTGATCCTCTCCGACCTCGCCGCCACCGCCTCCGTCCTCCACAAGATCGCCACCGACATCCGCCTCCTCTCCAACCGGAAGGAGCTCGACGAGCCATTCGAGGAGAAGCAGATCGGCTCCTCGGCCATGCCCTACAAGCGCAACCCCATGCGTTGCGAGCGCATCTGCGGGCTCACGCGGTTCGTCATGAACCTCGTGGGCAACGCCTACGACACCGCGGCCACGCAGTGGCTGGAGCGCACGCTCGACGACAGCAGCAACCGCCGGCTGTCGCTGCCCGAGGCGTTCCTGGCCCTCGACGGGGCCCTCGACCTGATGCACAACGTCGCCGGCGGCCTCATCGTGCACGAGGCGATGGTGCGCAAGAACCTCATGGCCGAGCTGCCGTTCATGGCCACCGAGAACATCCTGATGGCGTGCGTGAAGGCGGGCGGGGACCGGCAGGAGTACCACGAGCTGATCCGCCAGCACGCGCAGGCCGCGGGGCTGCGGGTGAAGCAGGAGGGGCTCGACAACGACCTGCTGGAGCGGCTGAAGGCCGACCGGCACTTCTGGTCCAAGCAGCGCGGCGGGCCGCTCGGCGTTGAACTCGACTGGGACGGCCTCATGGACCCGATGAAGTACATCGGGCGGAGCGTGGAGCAGACGGAGCGGTTCCTGCGCGAGGTGGTGGAGCCGCTGAAGCAGCGGTACGCCGACAAGATCGCCGAGCTTGGCGAGAGCGGCCCCCGCGTCTGA
- a CDS encoding winged helix-turn-helix transcriptional regulator yields MLPVLAELHRGRGCKFVTLVHRTGASRKAINDTLAALIRLGLVMHNPGYGHPLRPEYLLTTRAMQSGPALLALYDLLTVHALRDTALKKWSLPVLLKAAQEPGGVRFSTLRSELPTITDRALTLALKDLQSAGLVARLVLDSYPPTTLYQPTSAATPVIAALEALLGEFPCPPAGAENRRRALG; encoded by the coding sequence ATGCTCCCTGTCCTGGCCGAACTGCACCGCGGGCGCGGGTGCAAGTTCGTGACGCTCGTCCACCGGACAGGGGCGTCCCGAAAGGCGATCAACGACACGCTGGCGGCCCTCATCAGGCTGGGGCTGGTGATGCATAACCCCGGCTACGGCCACCCGTTGCGCCCAGAGTACCTGCTCACGACGCGGGCCATGCAGTCAGGCCCGGCGCTGCTGGCCCTCTACGACCTGCTGACCGTCCACGCCCTGCGGGACACCGCCCTCAAGAAGTGGTCTCTGCCAGTGCTGCTGAAGGCGGCGCAGGAGCCCGGAGGCGTCCGGTTTTCCACACTTCGCTCAGAACTGCCCACTATCACCGACCGTGCCCTCACCCTCGCCCTCAAGGACCTCCAGAGCGCCGGGCTGGTCGCGCGCCTGGTCCTGGACTCCTACCCCCCCACCACGCTCTACCAGCCGACGAGCGCGGCGACGCCGGTCATCGCGGCGCTGGAGGCGCTGCTGGGGGAGTTCCCGTGCCCCCCGGCCGGGGCTGAGAACCGCCGGCGGGCCCTGGGGTGA